The following coding sequences are from one Salinicoccus sp. Bachu38 window:
- a CDS encoding bifunctional folylpolyglutamate synthase/dihydrofolate synthase, giving the protein MSYQEGLNWIHERMKFGIKPGVRRMEWMLGRLENPERNINGIHVVGTNGKGSTVSYMRNALNRNGYTVGTFTSPYIETFNERISVDGTPISDDDIVHLVDIVKPVSEALEAETDLGIATEFEIITMMMFVYFGKVRSVDYVVVEAGLGAKNDSTNVFQPIMTVLTSIGLDHTSILGDTLLDIAKDKSGVIKPGVPLVFGVKDDVSRDYIHTVLEENHAKGIELNRDIIMIPENGEFQFQYGSYDFQDIRLGMAGRHQKENASLAIAALIELHERGKAVLDWNQMIQAIEETTWPGRIETINEEPLVIIDGAHNNEAVEALVSTIGKQYPDREITVLFSAIEGKPLAAMVEKLEGIADAFSVTDFDFPKALPKAAIYEKVKHPRRSMVDDYIQFIEDFEGDLLLVTGSLYFISEIKQYYNRKRR; this is encoded by the coding sequence ATGAGCTATCAAGAAGGATTGAATTGGATTCATGAGAGGATGAAATTTGGCATCAAACCGGGTGTCAGGCGTATGGAATGGATGCTTGGACGTCTGGAAAACCCGGAACGCAATATCAATGGCATACACGTCGTCGGCACGAATGGCAAAGGGTCCACCGTGTCCTATATGCGAAATGCGCTGAACCGGAATGGCTATACTGTCGGGACGTTCACCTCCCCATATATCGAGACATTCAACGAACGGATTTCAGTGGATGGGACGCCGATTTCAGATGATGATATCGTCCACCTGGTCGACATCGTCAAACCGGTGAGTGAAGCACTGGAAGCCGAGACGGACCTTGGCATTGCCACTGAGTTTGAAATCATTACGATGATGATGTTCGTCTATTTCGGGAAGGTGCGTTCGGTCGACTACGTGGTCGTCGAAGCCGGCCTTGGGGCAAAGAATGATTCGACGAATGTATTCCAGCCGATCATGACTGTACTGACAAGCATCGGTCTGGATCATACGAGCATACTGGGCGACACCCTGCTGGATATCGCAAAAGACAAAAGCGGCGTCATCAAGCCCGGTGTTCCGCTTGTCTTTGGTGTCAAGGATGATGTATCCCGGGATTATATCCATACGGTGCTCGAGGAGAACCATGCGAAGGGGATCGAACTGAACAGGGACATCATCATGATCCCCGAAAACGGTGAGTTCCAGTTCCAGTACGGCTCCTACGATTTCCAGGATATCCGGCTTGGCATGGCGGGCAGGCACCAGAAGGAGAATGCTTCCCTCGCCATAGCTGCGCTGATCGAGCTTCATGAAAGGGGAAAGGCGGTCCTCGACTGGAACCAGATGATCCAGGCCATCGAAGAGACCACCTGGCCGGGACGGATCGAAACCATCAATGAAGAGCCGCTTGTCATCATTGATGGTGCCCATAATAATGAAGCGGTGGAAGCGCTTGTGAGTACCATCGGCAAACAGTATCCCGATAGGGAGATTACAGTGCTTTTCTCGGCCATAGAGGGCAAACCTTTGGCTGCGATGGTGGAAAAGCTCGAAGGGATTGCGGATGCCTTCAGCGTGACGGATTTCGACTTTCCAAAAGCACTGCCGAAAGCGGCGATATATGAGAAGGTGAAGCATCCGCGCAGGTCGATGGTGGATGACTATATCCAGTTTATAGAAGATTTTGAAGGGGATCTCCTGCTCGTGACAGGAAGCCTATACTTCATCAGTGAAATCAAGCAGTACTACAACAGAAAAAGACGATAA
- a CDS encoding valine--tRNA ligase — translation MEMSKKYDPKMVEEGKYEKWVEAGYFKSDAASDKPPYSIVIPPPNVTGKLHLGHAWDTTLQDIITRMKRMQGYEVLYLPGMDHAGIATQAKVEARLREQGITRQDLGREKFIERAWDWKEEYADFIRSQWKKLGLGLDYDKERFTMDEGLSKAVRKVFVDMYNKGLIYRGEYIINWDPATQTALSDIEVIHKEVEGNFYHVRYPLPDGNHLEIATTRPETMLGDTAIVVHPDDDRYREYIGKTVTLPIMGRELPIISDPYVDMEFGTGVMKVTPAHDPNDFVIGERHELKRINVMNEDGTMNDLAGRYAGMDRFECRKALVKDLEDEGYLIKVEPHVHSVGHSERSGAVVEPYLSTQWFVKMDNLAKKSLDNQDSDNAINFVPDRFDATFRRWMEDIRDWCISRQLWWGHQIPAWYHKESGEMHVGMEPPADPDNWVQDEDVLDTWFSSALWPFSTMGWPEETDDLKKFFPTNVLVTGYDIIFFWVARMIFSSLEHTGENPFDDVLLHGLVRDEQNRKMSKSLGNGVDPMDVIEKYGADALRYFLSTGTTPGHDLRYSDEKVESVWNFINKIWNASRFSLMNIGEDFGMDDINLEGEKSLADEWILTRLNETIGNVTQLSEHYEFGEAGRLLYNFIWDDFCDWYIEMAKVPMAEGTEAEKAMTRSVLLHTLDNILKMLHPFMPFVTEEIYQTIEPDRTIVTSEWAKAHTHLSNPTSEDAMALLVDIIKSVRQTRNEVNTPLSKPIDIFIEVKDAARRELIENNRHYIERFCNPGSLDISSEVVTEADVKTDVVNGATVILPLSGLIDMQEEIARLEGELKRLEGELKRVDGKLGNEKFTANAPADVVEKEREKQIGYQSQFNEVRERLDNLKRKG, via the coding sequence ATGGAAATGTCCAAAAAGTACGATCCGAAAATGGTTGAAGAAGGTAAATATGAAAAATGGGTGGAGGCCGGCTATTTCAAGTCCGATGCGGCTTCCGACAAGCCCCCGTACTCCATCGTCATCCCGCCGCCGAATGTGACGGGCAAACTGCACCTCGGCCACGCGTGGGATACGACCCTGCAGGATATCATCACGCGCATGAAGCGGATGCAGGGCTATGAGGTCCTCTATCTTCCCGGCATGGACCATGCAGGCATTGCGACCCAGGCCAAGGTGGAAGCGCGTCTGCGCGAGCAGGGCATCACCCGCCAGGATCTCGGCAGGGAGAAGTTCATTGAACGGGCATGGGACTGGAAGGAGGAGTATGCCGATTTCATCCGCAGCCAGTGGAAAAAGCTCGGCCTCGGCCTCGATTATGACAAGGAGCGCTTTACGATGGACGAGGGTCTATCCAAGGCAGTGAGGAAAGTCTTCGTCGACATGTACAACAAGGGGCTGATCTACCGGGGCGAGTACATCATCAACTGGGATCCGGCGACTCAGACTGCACTGAGTGACATCGAAGTCATCCATAAGGAAGTCGAGGGGAACTTCTATCATGTAAGGTATCCGCTCCCGGATGGCAATCATCTTGAGATCGCCACGACACGACCGGAGACGATGCTCGGTGATACGGCGATCGTCGTCCATCCAGATGATGACCGCTACAGGGAATATATCGGCAAGACCGTGACACTGCCGATCATGGGACGCGAACTGCCGATCATTTCAGACCCGTATGTCGATATGGAATTCGGCACTGGTGTGATGAAGGTGACGCCGGCACATGACCCGAACGACTTTGTGATCGGTGAACGCCATGAGCTGAAGCGGATCAATGTCATGAATGAAGACGGTACGATGAACGACCTCGCCGGCAGATATGCAGGGATGGACCGTTTCGAGTGCCGTAAGGCACTGGTCAAGGATCTCGAGGACGAAGGCTATCTGATCAAAGTGGAGCCGCATGTCCATTCCGTCGGGCATTCCGAGCGCAGCGGGGCGGTCGTCGAGCCCTACCTGTCCACACAGTGGTTCGTCAAGATGGATAACCTTGCGAAGAAGAGCCTGGACAACCAGGATTCCGACAATGCAATCAACTTCGTGCCGGACCGTTTCGATGCAACCTTCCGCCGCTGGATGGAGGATATCCGCGACTGGTGCATCTCCCGCCAGCTCTGGTGGGGGCATCAGATTCCGGCCTGGTACCATAAGGAGTCAGGAGAGATGCATGTCGGCATGGAACCACCGGCGGATCCAGACAACTGGGTTCAGGACGAAGACGTGCTGGATACATGGTTCTCCAGTGCATTATGGCCGTTTTCTACAATGGGCTGGCCCGAGGAGACGGATGATCTGAAGAAGTTCTTCCCGACGAACGTACTTGTGACGGGTTACGACATCATCTTCTTCTGGGTCGCGAGAATGATCTTCTCCTCCCTCGAGCATACCGGCGAGAATCCATTCGATGATGTACTGCTCCATGGCCTGGTGAGGGATGAACAGAACCGCAAGATGTCGAAATCCCTCGGCAACGGTGTCGATCCGATGGATGTCATCGAAAAATACGGGGCGGATGCCCTGCGCTACTTCCTGTCCACGGGAACGACCCCGGGACATGACCTCAGATATTCCGATGAAAAAGTCGAATCCGTATGGAACTTCATCAACAAGATATGGAATGCATCCCGGTTCAGCCTGATGAATATCGGCGAGGACTTCGGTATGGACGACATCAACCTTGAAGGCGAAAAATCATTGGCCGACGAGTGGATACTGACGCGCCTGAATGAAACGATCGGCAATGTCACGCAGCTTTCCGAACACTATGAATTCGGAGAGGCTGGACGCCTCCTGTACAACTTCATATGGGATGATTTCTGCGACTGGTACATCGAGATGGCGAAAGTACCGATGGCTGAAGGCACGGAAGCTGAGAAGGCGATGACGCGCTCCGTACTGCTCCATACCCTCGATAATATACTGAAGATGCTCCATCCGTTCATGCCGTTTGTGACAGAAGAGATATACCAGACGATAGAACCGGACAGGACGATCGTCACAAGCGAGTGGGCAAAGGCGCATACACACCTCAGCAATCCGACATCCGAGGATGCCATGGCACTCCTCGTCGACATCATCAAGTCAGTCCGCCAGACAAGGAACGAAGTCAATACGCCGCTGTCGAAACCGATCGACATATTCATAGAAGTCAAAGACGCGGCACGACGGGAGCTCATCGAGAACAACAGGCACTATATCGAACGCTTCTGCAATCCAGGGTCCCTTGACATCTCTTCTGAAGTTGTGACTGAAGCGGATGTGAAGACGGATGTGGTGAACGGTGCCACAGTCATACTGCCGCTGTCCGGCCTGATAGACATGCAGGAGGAGATTGCACGCCTTGAAGGTGAACTGAAGCGCCTTGAAGGTGAACTGAAGCGCGTGGACGGCAAACTCGGCAATGAAAAATTCACCGCGAACGCACCGGCGGATGTAGTGGAAAAGGAACGGGAGAAACAGATCGGCTACCAGTCCCAGTTCAACGAAGTCAGGGAGAGGCTGGATAATCTGAAAAGAAAGGGATAG
- the hemL gene encoding glutamate-1-semialdehyde 2,1-aminomutase, with amino-acid sequence MYEKSEALYEKAKDLMPGGVNSPVRAFNSVGMNPVFIDRAKGARTYDVDGNEYIDYVLSFGPLILGHSDEKVVDALTAAAQKGTSFGAPTELENELAELVIDRVPSVEMLRMVSSGTEATLAALRLARGFTGKNKILKFEGCYHGHSDSLLIKAGSGVATLGLPDSPGVPEGTAANTITVPYNDEESLSEAFDKFGEDIAAVIMEPVAGNMGVVPPKEGFLKFVREVTEQNDTLLIFDEVMTGFRVGYHSAQGHYGITPDLTCLGKVIGGGLPVGAYGGRRDIMERIAPVGDIYQAGTLSGNPLAMTAGLETLRQLTPESYAHFNKLGDMLEVGLKDIFSEKGYPLTVNRAGSMIGFFLTEGPVLDFDSANTSDLELFKNLYQELLQEGVYLPPSQFEGMFLSTKHTEEDIRKTLDAFGKALERVARK; translated from the coding sequence ATGTACGAAAAATCTGAAGCACTTTATGAAAAAGCGAAAGACCTGATGCCGGGCGGGGTGAACAGTCCTGTCAGGGCATTCAACTCCGTGGGCATGAATCCGGTCTTCATAGATCGCGCGAAAGGTGCAAGAACCTATGATGTGGACGGCAATGAGTACATCGACTATGTACTCAGCTTCGGCCCCCTGATCCTCGGGCACAGCGATGAAAAAGTCGTCGACGCCCTCACCGCTGCAGCACAGAAAGGCACCAGCTTCGGTGCACCGACAGAACTTGAAAATGAACTGGCGGAACTCGTCATCGACCGTGTACCTTCGGTCGAGATGCTCCGCATGGTGTCCTCGGGCACGGAAGCGACGCTTGCGGCGCTGCGGCTGGCCAGAGGGTTCACAGGAAAGAATAAGATACTGAAGTTCGAAGGATGCTACCATGGCCACAGCGACTCCCTGCTGATCAAGGCAGGCAGTGGCGTTGCGACGCTTGGACTTCCGGATTCTCCAGGGGTGCCCGAAGGTACGGCGGCGAATACAATCACTGTACCTTACAACGACGAAGAGAGCCTTTCCGAGGCGTTCGACAAGTTCGGCGAGGATATTGCGGCGGTCATAATGGAACCGGTCGCCGGAAATATGGGCGTCGTCCCTCCGAAAGAGGGCTTCCTGAAGTTCGTACGTGAAGTTACGGAGCAGAATGATACGCTGCTCATATTTGATGAAGTCATGACCGGTTTCCGTGTCGGCTATCACAGTGCACAGGGACATTATGGCATTACGCCGGATCTGACATGCCTCGGCAAAGTGATCGGCGGCGGACTGCCTGTAGGGGCATACGGCGGCAGGCGCGACATCATGGAACGCATTGCACCCGTCGGGGACATCTATCAGGCAGGCACGCTGTCCGGCAATCCGCTTGCGATGACGGCAGGGCTTGAGACGCTCAGACAGCTGACACCGGAAAGCTACGCGCATTTCAACAAGCTTGGCGACATGCTTGAAGTCGGTCTTAAGGATATCTTCAGTGAAAAAGGATATCCGCTCACAGTCAATCGTGCCGGATCGATGATCGGTTTCTTCCTGACTGAAGGTCCGGTCTTGGATTTCGACAGTGCGAATACAAGCGATCTCGAGCTTTTCAAAAATCTGTACCAGGAATTGCTGCAGGAAGGCGTCTATCTGCCACCTTCCCAATTCGAGGGCATGTTCCTGTCAACCAAGCATACCGAAGAAGATATCAGGAAGACACTGGATGCCTTCGGGAAAGCACTTGAACGCGTTGCGCGGAAATAG
- a CDS encoding cytochrome c: MANDKDKHISDKKANMKGERDEDKVYIEGQNREMIDRKEDNKKNPLMWIIPIVIVLLLIPLIINQFSGGEDEEGGSTSTTSGDEETEEEGLTEEESTEEGSGSEESTEEGSGAEEESTEESTEEESTEEESTEEGSSDDSDAEVTEEEPGSANDEAETSEDSSTN; encoded by the coding sequence ATGGCCAATGACAAGGATAAGCACATATCCGACAAGAAAGCGAACATGAAAGGCGAAAGAGATGAAGATAAAGTCTACATCGAAGGTCAGAACAGGGAAATGATCGATCGCAAAGAGGACAACAAGAAAAATCCGCTTATGTGGATCATTCCAATTGTTATTGTCCTACTGCTCATTCCTCTGATCATCAACCAGTTCAGCGGCGGTGAAGATGAAGAGGGCGGCTCTACATCCACAACTTCCGGAGATGAAGAAACAGAGGAAGAAGGCCTGACCGAAGAGGAAAGTACCGAAGAAGGCTCCGGTTCCGAAGAATCCACCGAAGAAGGTTCCGGTGCTGAAGAGGAGTCCACTGAAGAATCCACTGAAGAAGAAAGCACAGAGGAAGAGAGTACTGAAGAGGGATCATCCGATGATTCCGATGCTGAGGTCACCGAAGAGGAGCCGGGATCAGCCAATGATGAGGCAGAGACTTCCGAAGACAGCAGCACAAACTAA
- a CDS encoding AbrB family transcriptional regulator produces MKYLNLLFLFLAALVLSALLQWVGMVLPWLFGAMIATVLFYRLVTSHFHYPKWLGNVGLVIIGAEIGSAFTLQTLHDMADDYINIILISLLIIILSLLLARFFMKMTGCTMETAVLSSVPGALSQMIVMAEEEKRADLLLVTLTQMSRIVLVVIFVPLIASFTTDSGAGALNETASPLLSVMTRDMLWIVAAMPVVIFILAKLKFPVPFMMGPMLAVLGWNMVTDYTFSVNTEFMYAAQLFFGIRIGFQVSTLVTQLNSRLIASMIIQNVLVIAGTMGLVMLFLLVTDHNFTDLFLSAAPGGIGQIIIVAVDMGANTAMISSYHIFRIFFILLIVAPFINYFLRRNRRRRQHAEDGT; encoded by the coding sequence ATGAAGTATCTGAATCTGCTGTTTCTGTTTCTTGCCGCACTCGTCCTGTCTGCGTTGCTGCAGTGGGTCGGGATGGTGCTGCCATGGCTTTTCGGTGCGATGATCGCAACCGTCCTGTTCTACAGGCTGGTGACGAGCCATTTCCATTATCCCAAATGGCTGGGCAATGTCGGACTGGTCATCATCGGTGCGGAAATCGGTTCTGCATTCACCCTGCAGACACTCCATGACATGGCTGACGATTACATAAACATCATACTTATTTCATTGCTCATCATCATTCTGAGCCTGCTTCTGGCAAGGTTTTTCATGAAGATGACCGGCTGTACCATGGAGACGGCCGTACTTTCCTCGGTGCCGGGCGCACTGTCACAGATGATCGTCATGGCGGAGGAGGAGAAGCGTGCGGATCTTCTGCTTGTCACGCTGACACAGATGTCGCGCATCGTACTTGTCGTCATCTTCGTACCGCTGATCGCGAGTTTTACCACGGACAGTGGGGCGGGGGCTTTGAATGAAACCGCCTCTCCGCTCCTGTCCGTCATGACACGGGACATGCTTTGGATCGTCGCTGCCATGCCTGTCGTGATCTTCATACTCGCAAAATTGAAATTCCCTGTGCCATTCATGATGGGGCCGATGCTCGCCGTGCTCGGCTGGAACATGGTGACGGATTACACATTCTCGGTCAACACCGAATTCATGTATGCAGCCCAGCTGTTCTTCGGCATAAGGATCGGCTTCCAGGTATCGACGCTCGTCACCCAGCTGAACAGCCGTCTGATCGCCTCCATGATCATACAGAATGTGCTGGTCATTGCAGGAACGATGGGGCTGGTGATGCTGTTCCTCCTGGTGACCGACCATAATTTCACCGATCTGTTCCTGAGTGCGGCGCCGGGCGGCATCGGGCAGATCATCATCGTTGCCGTTGACATGGGTGCCAACACCGCGATGATTTCCAGCTATCATATATTCAGGATCTTCTTCATCCTTCTGATCGTCGCCCCCTTCATAAACTACTTCCTGAGACGGAACAGGCGCCGGCGCCAGCATGCGGAGGATGGGACTTGA